One region of Streptomyces leeuwenhoekii genomic DNA includes:
- a CDS encoding CpaF family protein: MSLRARIHTPEEHAGGRGEDGHLVASYRSKLLEEIDLAEMSSLAAAERRARLERVLGHIISREGPVLSTVERSQLIRRVVDEALGLGILEPLLEDASITEIMVNGPDAIFVERGGRVEQLPLRFASHDQLMQTIERIVSTVNRRVDESHPMVDARLPSGERVNVIIPPLSLTGAILTIRRFPRSFTLQELIGLGSLDEPMLYLLAGLVQARFNIIVSGATGTGKTTLLNALSGLIPAHERIITIEDSAELQLQQAHVIRLESRPANVEGKGRITIRDLVRNSLRMRPDRIVVGEVRGGESLDMLQAMSTGHDGSLATVHANSAEDALTRLQTLASMSDVEIPFAALHDQINSAVDVIVQLTRFTDGARRITEVALLDSHGGEPYRLTTVARFHARPMTADGHVHGAYEHYPLPRRTADRLYMAGQPIPQTFGVARTADQLATREAR, encoded by the coding sequence ATGAGCCTGCGCGCACGCATCCACACCCCCGAGGAGCACGCCGGCGGCCGGGGCGAGGACGGTCATCTGGTCGCCTCCTACCGGTCCAAGCTGCTGGAGGAGATCGACCTCGCGGAGATGAGTTCGCTCGCCGCGGCCGAGCGCAGGGCGCGGCTGGAGCGGGTGCTCGGGCACATCATCAGCCGCGAGGGCCCGGTGCTGTCGACCGTGGAGCGCTCCCAGCTGATCCGCCGGGTCGTCGACGAGGCGCTCGGCCTCGGCATCCTGGAGCCGCTGCTCGAGGACGCCTCCATCACCGAGATCATGGTGAACGGCCCCGACGCGATCTTCGTCGAGCGCGGCGGCCGGGTCGAACAGCTCCCGCTCCGCTTCGCCTCCCACGACCAGTTGATGCAGACCATCGAGCGGATCGTCTCCACGGTCAACCGCCGTGTGGACGAGTCCCATCCGATGGTCGACGCCCGTCTGCCCTCCGGCGAGCGCGTCAACGTCATCATCCCGCCGCTGTCCCTGACCGGCGCCATCCTCACCATCCGCCGCTTCCCGCGCTCCTTCACCCTCCAGGAGCTCATCGGGCTGGGCTCGCTCGACGAGCCCATGCTGTACCTGCTGGCCGGGCTGGTGCAGGCCCGCTTCAACATCATCGTCTCCGGTGCGACCGGCACCGGGAAGACCACCCTCCTCAACGCCCTGTCCGGCCTGATCCCGGCGCACGAGCGCATCATCACCATCGAGGACTCCGCCGAGCTCCAGCTCCAGCAGGCGCACGTGATCCGCCTGGAGTCCCGGCCCGCGAACGTCGAGGGCAAGGGCCGCATCACCATCCGCGATCTGGTCCGCAACTCCCTCCGCATGCGCCCGGACCGCATCGTCGTCGGCGAGGTCCGCGGCGGCGAGTCCCTCGACATGCTCCAGGCGATGTCGACCGGGCACGACGGCTCCCTCGCCACCGTCCACGCCAACAGCGCCGAGGACGCCCTGACCCGGTTGCAGACCCTGGCCTCCATGTCCGACGTGGAGATCCCCTTCGCCGCCCTGCATGACCAGATCAACAGCGCCGTCGACGTCATCGTCCAGCTCACCCGCTTCACCGACGGCGCCCGCCGCATCACCGAGGTCGCCCTGCTCGACAGCCACGGCGGCGAGCCGTACCGCCTCACCACGGTCGCCCGCTTCCACGCCCGCCCGATGACCGCCGACGGCCACGTCCACGGCGCCTACGAGCACTACCCGCTCCCACGCCGCACCGCCGACCGCCTCTACATGGCCGGACAGCCCATCCCGCAGACCTTCGGCGTCGCCCGGACCGCGGACCAGCTCGCCACCCGAGAAGCCAGGTAG
- a CDS encoding TadE/TadG family type IV pilus assembly protein gives MEYIGFLPVLIIVAMAAVQLGLIAYTTQQAGTAARAGARSASLQQSAQDACASAVSGWLADGTDCPPSYGGDEVTVTATVDIPSIVPGWDFGDATRTATMPLDH, from the coding sequence ATCGAGTACATCGGCTTCCTGCCCGTCCTGATCATCGTCGCCATGGCCGCCGTACAGCTCGGGCTGATCGCCTACACCACCCAGCAGGCGGGCACGGCGGCCCGGGCCGGGGCGCGCAGCGCCTCCCTCCAGCAGAGCGCCCAGGACGCCTGCGCGTCCGCCGTCAGCGGCTGGCTGGCCGACGGCACCGACTGCCCGCCGTCGTACGGCGGCGACGAGGTGACGGTCACCGCCACCGTCGACATCCCCTCGATCGTGCCCGGCTGGGACTTCGGGGACGCGACCAGGACCGCGACCATGCCGCTCGACCACTGA
- a CDS encoding septum formation initiator, producing the protein MRTPTTARSAAARARRDAGQVTIEFLGMTPTIIVTLVVLWQLVLVGYTFTLAGNAADEAVRAATAAAPGDRPGACRQAGLEKLPDAWQGGAAVDCGTAGGYVTADVDLRVPLLFPGAFGLPFDVQGHAGAVEEEKD; encoded by the coding sequence ATGAGGACGCCTACGACCGCGAGGAGCGCCGCGGCCCGGGCGCGGCGGGACGCCGGCCAGGTCACCATCGAGTTCCTCGGCATGACGCCGACGATCATCGTGACGCTGGTCGTGCTGTGGCAGCTCGTGCTCGTCGGGTACACCTTCACGCTCGCCGGGAACGCCGCGGACGAGGCCGTACGGGCGGCCACCGCGGCGGCGCCGGGGGACCGGCCGGGCGCCTGCCGGCAGGCCGGCCTGGAGAAGCTGCCGGACGCCTGGCAGGGCGGCGCGGCCGTGGACTGCGGCACCGCCGGCGGGTACGTCACCGCCGACGTCGACCTCAGGGTCCCGCTCCTCTTCCCCGGCGCGTTCGGGCTCCCGTTCGACGTGCAGGGGCACGCGGGCGCGGTCGAGGAGGAGAAGGACTGA
- a CDS encoding AAA family ATPase: protein MPTRILPAVGDADAVRSITTLLSQLPDAEPVAPVVDSTQLVDTLARLAAESVDELPEVVIVHERIGPVPALELIRDVALRFPAVGVILVTSDASPGLFQAAMDYGARGLVAHPLGYEELASRVQAVAQWSVGVRRHLGAGGDVFTGAGGIVVTVSGAKGGVGATLTAIQLALAAQASGRGTALVDMDLQTGDVASFLDVQFRRSVVDLAAISDISPRVLADAVYRHDTGVALLLAPGEGERGEDVTDRAARQIVSALRSRYDVVVVDCGAQLSGAGAAAVEMADKALLVTTPDVVAVRGAKRVVRMWDRLQIRKAEETVVVVNRHGRNAEIQPPLIQRITGTAVAATTVPAHYKELQSAVDAGRVHELDGRSTVKQALWTLAGELGLVRAPEGAHRAGRLRGDRAAVSFRRRREAGG from the coding sequence ATGCCCACGAGGATCCTCCCGGCGGTCGGCGACGCGGACGCGGTCCGGTCCATCACGACCCTGCTCAGCCAGCTCCCGGACGCCGAGCCGGTGGCACCGGTGGTCGACTCCACCCAGCTCGTCGACACCCTCGCCCGCCTGGCCGCCGAGTCGGTCGACGAACTTCCCGAGGTCGTGATCGTCCACGAGCGGATCGGACCCGTCCCGGCCCTGGAGCTGATCCGCGACGTGGCCCTGCGCTTTCCCGCGGTCGGGGTCATCCTCGTCACCTCCGACGCCAGTCCCGGTCTGTTCCAGGCCGCCATGGACTACGGCGCCCGCGGCCTGGTCGCCCACCCCCTCGGATACGAGGAACTGGCCAGCCGCGTCCAGGCGGTGGCCCAGTGGTCGGTGGGCGTACGGCGGCACCTGGGCGCCGGCGGGGACGTGTTCACCGGTGCCGGCGGGATCGTCGTCACCGTCAGCGGCGCGAAGGGCGGGGTCGGGGCGACCCTGACCGCCATCCAGCTCGCCCTCGCCGCCCAGGCGTCCGGCCGCGGTACGGCCCTGGTCGACATGGACCTCCAGACCGGGGACGTCGCCTCCTTCCTGGACGTGCAGTTCCGCCGCTCCGTCGTCGACCTGGCCGCCATCAGCGACATCTCGCCCCGCGTGCTGGCCGACGCCGTCTACCGCCACGACACCGGCGTCGCCCTGCTGCTGGCGCCCGGCGAGGGGGAGCGCGGCGAGGACGTCACCGACCGCGCCGCCCGCCAGATCGTCAGCGCCCTGCGCTCCCGCTACGACGTCGTCGTCGTCGACTGCGGCGCCCAGCTCAGCGGTGCCGGGGCGGCGGCCGTGGAGATGGCCGACAAGGCGCTGCTGGTCACCACCCCGGACGTGGTCGCCGTCCGCGGCGCCAAGCGCGTGGTGCGGATGTGGGACCGGCTGCAGATCCGCAAGGCGGAGGAGACGGTCGTCGTCGTCAACCGCCACGGCAGGAACGCGGAGATCCAGCCGCCCCTGATCCAGCGGATCACCGGCACGGCGGTCGCCGCCACCACCGTCCCCGCGCACTACAAGGAGCTCCAGAGCGCCGTGGACGCCGGACGCGTCCACGAGCTGGACGGCAGGAGCACGGTGAAGCAGGCACTGTGGACGCTCGCGGGCGAACTGGGGCTGGTACGGGCCCCGGAGGGCGCCCACCGGGCGGGCCGGCTCCGCGGGGACCGGGCAGCGGTGAGCTTCCGGCGCCGCAGGGAGGCGGGGGGATGA
- the cpaB gene encoding Flp pilus assembly protein CpaB, which translates to MNSRQRRGVILLILSVLCALGAFAGVLSVINDVKSKVGPEVTAYRLKADVKPYTQLSPGKFEKTEMPERWLPKTAVTDLRQIRGKIAVTTLKEGSLLQSDMVVDQPALRPGQQEVAIMVDAATGVAGKITPGSTVNVYATFEGEREGAPDQSKIIVTGAKVLDIGKITALEPDESSRSRQPTDAVPITFALSAIDAQRITYAESFAQRVRLALVAPGGDTTVPDEDRTYELAKDK; encoded by the coding sequence ATGAACTCCCGTCAGCGCCGCGGCGTGATCCTGCTGATCCTGTCGGTCCTGTGCGCCCTCGGCGCCTTCGCCGGCGTACTGTCCGTCATCAACGACGTGAAGTCCAAGGTCGGGCCCGAGGTCACCGCCTACCGGCTGAAAGCGGACGTGAAGCCGTACACGCAGCTCAGCCCGGGCAAGTTCGAGAAGACCGAGATGCCGGAGCGCTGGCTGCCGAAGACAGCGGTCACCGACCTCCGCCAGATCCGGGGCAAGATCGCCGTGACCACCCTGAAGGAGGGCTCCCTGCTGCAGAGCGACATGGTCGTCGACCAGCCCGCTCTCCGGCCCGGCCAGCAGGAGGTCGCCATCATGGTCGACGCGGCGACCGGGGTGGCCGGCAAGATCACGCCGGGCTCCACCGTCAACGTGTACGCCACCTTCGAGGGGGAGCGCGAGGGCGCCCCCGACCAGTCCAAGATCATCGTGACCGGCGCCAAGGTGCTCGACATCGGGAAGATCACCGCGCTGGAGCCCGACGAGAGCAGCCGGAGCCGGCAGCCCACCGACGCCGTCCCCATCACCTTCGCGCTGTCCGCCATCGACGCCCAGCGCATCACCTACGCCGAGTCGTTCGCCCAGCGGGTCCGCCTCGCGCTGGTCGCGCCCGGCGGTGACACCACCGTCCCGGACGAGGACCGTACGTACGAACTCGCGAAGGACAAGTGA
- a CDS encoding putative T7SS-secreted protein: MSARDFPSLGFDPAPGKLESVDDLTVKLAKAVTCLESAHATLAGIGKGGDTWEGRAADAFAEKVGDLPKYLGDSRDALRSAEAQLKAWHGKLADYQEKARQYEAQAKTAKEKEKAGQSAHDKAADAYNQAADDPAFRLSGLYYANQADLENAQAKIDAASLRLKQAGNELDAATRRLKAARDEFEEILKRAEELLEHHQSDARAIADRLAKANGRAPDPGLFEGLADAFTRLGHNIQNWCTKHADLLNKIGDWLSIASAVMGVASLLTLWCPPLAGAFALAGGALSLGALAAHGGAKLGGADVSMMDLAGDALGVVPLGKLGQVALKGTKVAMKVSKNGVKMIDRVNKIEGLERAGFQGGPPAGKRYVGLFGEWEAGSQHFKASGIGERVKLAWKSHVLDTAGASVKEQGLSKVIEWSPKSVKESLQSAIRADGTLDPMSWWSRGAQIATQAPGIGWSLYTGLTGSETPSAGRL; encoded by the coding sequence ATGAGTGCTCGGGACTTTCCTTCCCTCGGCTTCGATCCCGCGCCCGGGAAGCTGGAGAGCGTCGACGACCTGACCGTCAAGCTGGCGAAGGCCGTCACCTGCCTGGAGAGCGCGCACGCCACGCTGGCGGGCATCGGCAAGGGCGGCGATACCTGGGAGGGCCGGGCCGCCGATGCCTTCGCCGAAAAGGTCGGCGACCTGCCGAAGTACCTCGGTGACAGCCGCGACGCGCTGCGCTCGGCGGAGGCTCAGCTCAAGGCATGGCACGGCAAGCTCGCCGACTACCAGGAGAAGGCCAGGCAGTACGAGGCCCAGGCCAAGACCGCCAAGGAGAAGGAGAAGGCCGGTCAGAGCGCCCACGACAAGGCCGCCGACGCCTACAACCAGGCGGCCGACGACCCGGCCTTCCGGCTGTCGGGCCTCTACTACGCGAACCAGGCGGACCTCGAAAACGCCCAGGCCAAGATCGACGCCGCCAGCCTCCGGCTGAAGCAGGCGGGGAACGAACTGGACGCCGCCACGCGGCGACTGAAGGCCGCGCGTGATGAGTTCGAGGAGATCCTCAAGAGGGCCGAGGAGCTGCTGGAGCACCACCAGTCCGACGCCCGGGCGATCGCCGACAGACTCGCGAAGGCCAACGGCAGGGCGCCGGACCCTGGTCTCTTCGAGGGGCTGGCCGATGCCTTCACCCGCCTGGGCCACAACATCCAGAACTGGTGCACCAAACACGCCGACCTGCTGAACAAGATCGGTGACTGGCTCAGCATCGCCTCCGCCGTCATGGGCGTCGCGTCCCTGCTCACCCTGTGGTGCCCGCCCCTTGCGGGTGCCTTCGCCCTCGCCGGCGGCGCGCTCTCACTCGGCGCCCTCGCGGCCCACGGCGGCGCGAAGCTCGGTGGAGCCGACGTCAGCATGATGGACCTGGCGGGCGATGCGCTCGGCGTCGTGCCGCTCGGGAAGCTCGGTCAGGTGGCGCTGAAGGGCACCAAGGTCGCCATGAAGGTCTCGAAGAACGGGGTCAAAATGATCGACCGGGTGAACAAGATCGAGGGCTTGGAGAGAGCAGGTTTTCAGGGAGGGCCTCCGGCCGGAAAACGGTACGTTGGACTCTTCGGCGAGTGGGAAGCAGGCAGTCAGCATTTCAAGGCTTCGGGCATCGGTGAACGTGTGAAGCTGGCCTGGAAGAGTCACGTACTCGACACCGCCGGAGCCTCCGTCAAGGAACAAGGTCTGAGCAAGGTGATCGAATGGTCCCCTAAAAGTGTGAAGGAGTCCCTCCAGAGCGCGATCCGTGCCGATGGCACACTCGATCCGATGTCCTGGTGGTCGCGCGGTGCACAAATCGCCACCCAGGCTCCGGGTATCGGCTGGAGTCTCTACACGGGCTTGACCGGTTCCGAGACGCCTTCCGCCGGACGACTCTGA
- a CDS encoding chitinase: MDPVRRRRRGRIRTWSGAVAAAVALSGTAAVGQASAADVNNVRNAGFEAGLSNWTCSAGSGTTVSSPVHGGSAALKATPAGQDNARCTQTVAVKPGSTYSLSSWVQGGYVYLGVSGTGTTDVSTWTQAASGWKELRTSFTTGPSTTSVTLYTHGWYGQAAYYADDVSVYGPDGGGGGDPEPSVPAAPTGLGVSGTTASSVSLRWNTVSGATGYTVYRDGTKVTAVSGTSATVTGLAAATSYSFQVTATNAAGESAKSAAVTGRTAESGDGGGGGALPKHAVTGYWQNFDNGATVQRISDVPAHYDIIAVAFADATSTPGAVTFNLDTAGLKGYTVDQFKADIRAKQAAGKKVIISVGGEKGTVAVNNAASATAFADSVYALMQTYGFDGVDIDLENGLNATYMTQALRALSAKAGPSMILTMAPQTIDMQSTSNSYFQTALNVKDILTVVNMQYYNSGSMLGCDGKVYSQGTVDFLTALACIQLEGGLAPSQVGLGLPASTRAAGGGYVAPSVVNNALDCLTKGTGCGTFKPARTYPGLRGAMTWSTNWDAATGNAWSNAVGPHVHALP, from the coding sequence GTGGACCCCGTACGCAGACGGCGCAGAGGACGGATACGGACGTGGTCGGGTGCCGTGGCCGCGGCTGTCGCGCTCAGCGGGACGGCAGCCGTCGGACAGGCGTCGGCCGCGGACGTCAACAACGTCAGGAACGCCGGGTTCGAGGCCGGGCTGAGCAACTGGACCTGTTCCGCGGGCAGCGGGACCACGGTCTCCTCGCCCGTGCACGGCGGCTCGGCCGCGCTGAAGGCGACGCCGGCCGGGCAGGACAACGCCCGGTGCACCCAGACGGTCGCCGTCAAGCCCGGCTCGACGTACTCGCTGAGCTCCTGGGTGCAGGGCGGCTATGTCTACCTGGGCGTCTCGGGCACCGGCACGACGGACGTGTCGACCTGGACGCAGGCCGCGAGCGGCTGGAAGGAGCTGCGGACCTCCTTCACCACCGGACCGTCGACGACGTCCGTGACGCTGTACACGCACGGCTGGTACGGGCAGGCCGCCTACTACGCCGACGACGTGTCCGTGTACGGGCCGGACGGGGGCGGTGGCGGCGATCCGGAGCCGTCGGTGCCGGCCGCGCCGACCGGGCTCGGCGTGTCGGGGACCACCGCCTCCTCCGTGTCGCTGCGGTGGAACACCGTGTCGGGTGCGACCGGCTACACCGTCTACCGGGACGGCACCAAGGTGACCGCCGTGAGCGGCACGTCGGCGACCGTGACCGGGCTCGCCGCCGCCACGTCGTACTCCTTCCAGGTCACCGCCACCAACGCGGCCGGTGAGTCGGCGAAGTCGGCGGCCGTGACCGGGCGGACGGCGGAGTCCGGGGACGGAGGCGGCGGCGGGGCGCTGCCCAAGCACGCCGTCACCGGCTACTGGCAGAACTTCGACAACGGCGCGACGGTCCAGCGGATCTCCGACGTGCCCGCCCATTACGACATCATCGCCGTCGCCTTCGCGGACGCGACCTCCACGCCGGGTGCCGTCACCTTCAACCTGGACACGGCGGGGCTCAAGGGCTACACCGTCGACCAGTTCAAGGCCGACATCAGGGCCAAGCAGGCCGCCGGGAAGAAGGTCATCATCTCGGTCGGCGGCGAGAAGGGCACCGTGGCGGTGAACAACGCCGCCTCGGCGACCGCCTTCGCCGACTCGGTGTACGCGCTGATGCAGACGTACGGCTTCGACGGCGTCGACATCGACCTGGAGAACGGGCTGAACGCCACCTACATGACGCAGGCGCTGCGCGCCCTGTCGGCCAAGGCCGGGCCGTCGATGATCCTCACCATGGCGCCGCAGACCATCGACATGCAGTCGACGTCCAACTCCTACTTCCAGACGGCGCTGAACGTGAAGGACATCCTCACGGTCGTCAACATGCAGTACTACAACAGCGGATCCATGCTGGGCTGCGACGGCAAGGTCTACAGCCAGGGCACCGTGGACTTCCTGACCGCGCTGGCCTGCATCCAGCTCGAGGGCGGGCTCGCCCCCTCCCAGGTCGGTCTCGGGCTGCCGGCCTCCACCCGCGCCGCCGGCGGCGGCTACGTGGCGCCGAGCGTCGTCAACAACGCGCTGGACTGCCTGACCAAGGGCACCGGCTGCGGCACCTTCAAGCCGGCCCGGACCTACCCCGGTCTGCGGGGCGCCATGACCTGGTCGACCAACTGGGACGCCGCGACCGGCAACGCCTGGTCGAACGCGGTGGGGCCGCATGTGCACGCGCTCCCCTGA
- a CDS encoding SigE family RNA polymerase sigma factor produces the protein MRQDRADEYAEFATARAGHLYRSACLLTAGDTHLAEDLVQETLGRLYVRWPRMARVGNPAGYAQTVLTRAFLAHQRRRGSTERATDVFPDLPGAADGDASLRLTLLAALARLSARDRAVVVLRYWEDRSVEETADVMNVSSAAVRTRCVRALARLRELLGEELAEYSRP, from the coding sequence ATGAGACAGGACCGCGCGGACGAGTACGCCGAGTTCGCGACGGCGCGTGCCGGGCATCTGTACCGCTCCGCGTGCCTGCTGACCGCCGGCGACACCCACCTGGCGGAGGACCTCGTCCAGGAGACGCTCGGGCGGCTGTACGTGCGCTGGCCGCGCATGGCCCGGGTCGGCAATCCGGCCGGGTACGCGCAGACCGTCCTCACCCGTGCCTTCCTCGCCCATCAGCGGCGCCGGGGCAGCACGGAGCGGGCGACCGACGTCTTTCCCGACCTGCCCGGTGCCGCCGACGGGGACGCCTCCCTGCGGCTGACGCTGCTGGCGGCGCTGGCCCGCCTCTCCGCCAGGGACCGGGCCGTGGTGGTCCTGCGGTACTGGGAGGACCGCTCCGTCGAGGAGACCGCCGACGTCATGAACGTCAGCTCGGCCGCGGTGCGCACCCGCTGCGTCCGCGCGCTCGCCCGGCTGCGGGAGCTGCTCGGCGAGGAGCTCGCGGAGTACTCCAGACCCTGA